CGAGGTCCCAGAGCGGTCCCCGGACCCGGGCGCCGAGCGAGTCGCTGAGGCCCGTCGTCGCGTCGAGCTCGATCCCGACCGCGGCGCGGACGGCGCCCCGCACGCCGTCGGCGCCCACCACGTAGTCGGCCCGCACCGTCCAGGCCGAACCGCCGTCGGCGTCGCGCAGGCGCACGGCCACGCCGTCGGCGTCCTGGCGCAGGGCGACGAACACGACCCCGCGCCGGACCTCGGCCGCGGGCAGCGTCCGCAGGTGGTCCTCGAGCAGCGCCTCCACCACGTCCTGGCCCACGCACAGCGCGCGGGCGGGGCTCACGACGCGCGCCTGCTCGCGCGTGAGCATCCCGACCTCGAACGGCGTCCCCTCCCCGGCCCGAGCCAGGGAGGGGACGCGCAGCCCGGTCGTCTCGACGTCGAGGGCCGCGGCTTCGGCCTTCGACTGCAGGCCCCAGCGGCGCAGCCGCTCGACGGCCCCGGCGCTGAGCCCCGTGGCCCGCGGCCCGTCGGGGCGGCGAGCGAGGCGGTCGACGACGAGGCAGCGCACGCCGACCCGGGCCAGGGTGATGGCCGTCGCCAGGCCCGCGGGCCCGGCGCCGACCACCAGCACGGAGGTCCTCAGCCGATCGGGCACGCCGGCTCAGCCGCCCTGGGCGCAGCGGCGCAGCTCGCGGGCCTGGGCCACCGCACGGCCGTCGGCGGTGCGCGCCGTGACGCGCAGCTCGACGGGGTGGCGCCCGGCGGCGCGGGTGTCGACGACGAGGACGCGCCCGGCGAGCACGAGCACCTTCCCCGCGCTGACCGACGCCCGCACGTCCCGGAGCCCGCCGCGCAGGACGTCGACGTGCACCGCCTGCTCGCGGCACGGCCGGGCGCCCGTGACCAGCAGGCCGCCCTGGGTCTGGTCGACGGTCGCGTAGCCCTCGGCGATCGTCGCGGGGGTGTCCACCGTCGCGGTGATGCGCGTGACGTCGGCGTCGGTGGTCCCGGCCGGGACCGTGAAGCGGTAGCGGCCGTCCCCGAGCTCCGTGGCCGTGCCCTGGAGGCGGGCCCAGTGGTCGTTCTGCGCGACGCGCACCTTGACGGGCGCGCCCGTCACCGGGCTCCCCGTGGGGCTCGTGACCCGGACGTCGACACCGACCTCGCCGCCCGCGGGGGCCTGTCGCGGCGCCGACACCTCGACCTTGGGCACCTCGCGCACGGCGAGCTCCTGCGGCGTCGCGGTCTGCAGCGCGAGCAGGGCGTCGCGCAGGTAGTCGCTCACACGACGCAGCGACGCGCGGTCGACGCGTTCGGGCGTGTCCTGGGACGTGTGGTAGTACGGCGTCGAGGTGAAGGTCGAGAACCCCTGCACCCCGGCGCTGTAGAACGGCTGGATGTCGGTGGGCAGGATGCCGCCGCTGATCTGCCGGACGACCGGCGCCGGCAGGTCGCTGGCGACGTAGCCGTTGGCCGCGGCGGCCTGCTGCACGCGCGAGGTCATCGCGGGGGCGCTCGTGCCGAAGCGCAGCGCGGCCGCCCCCGCCTCGGCGGCGGTCATCTCGAGGTTGACGTCGAGCACGACGTCCCCGAGGCGGTCGCGGTGGCGGGCGACCCAGTCGTAGGAGCCGACCAGGCCGAGCTCCTCCGCGTCCCAGCCGGCGAAGACGACGGTGTAGGCGAGCGGCACGTCGCGCACCGCGTCGACGATGGACAGCAGCGAGCCGACGGCCGTGCAGTTGTCGATGGCCCCGGCGTGCCAGCTGTCGTAGTGCGCGCCGACGACGACCACCTTGTCCGGGTGGACCGTGCCGCGGCGCACGCCGAGGACGTTGCGGGCGACGACGTCCTCGCGGGTGGCCGCGACGTCGATCGTCACGGTGGCGCCGGGCCTCAGGCGCTTGCCGTCCTCGGCGCCGACGCTGACGGCCGGGATCGGGGCCGGGAGCTCCTGGGCGAAGCGCACGGTGCCGTCCTGGACCAGGTTGTCGGGCGCGCCGGAGACGTAGAGCATCGCCGCGCCGTCGTGGGCCAGCACCTGGGCGAGCTGCGAGGTCCGGTGGAACGCCTCGTCGCGGCGGACCATCACGACCTTGCCGGCGACGTCCTTGCGGGCGTAGTCGGCCGGGCGCCCCACGCCGACGTCGACGAGGTCCCCGCTGACGCGGCCCGTGCCCCCGTAGGCGAACGTCTCAGCCGGGATCGCGGCCCCGTCGGCCACGAGCGACGTGTGCTCGACCTCGAAGCGCGGGACGTGGAAGCTCTCGGTCGTCGTCGTCAGCCCCGCGCGACGGAACGCCCGCTCGATGCGGAGCGCCTGCGTGCGGTTCGCCGCGCTGCCGGGCGGCTTGGCGCCGAGCTGCGCGCACTGGCGCATCGCGTCGTAGGCGAGGTCGTCGGGC
The DNA window shown above is from Conexibacter sp. SYSU D00693 and carries:
- a CDS encoding M28 family peptidase, which codes for MHRLRWGRLVLLATTSLALPAPALAAAPDDLAYDAMRQCAQLGAKPPGSAANRTQALRIERAFRRAGLTTTTESFHVPRFEVEHTSLVADGAAIPAETFAYGGTGRVSGDLVDVGVGRPADYARKDVAGKVVMVRRDEAFHRTSQLAQVLAHDGAAMLYVSGAPDNLVQDGTVRFAQELPAPIPAVSVGAEDGKRLRPGATVTIDVAATREDVVARNVLGVRRGTVHPDKVVVVGAHYDSWHAGAIDNCTAVGSLLSIVDAVRDVPLAYTVVFAGWDAEELGLVGSYDWVARHRDRLGDVVLDVNLEMTAAEAGAAALRFGTSAPAMTSRVQQAAAANGYVASDLPAPVVRQISGGILPTDIQPFYSAGVQGFSTFTSTPYYHTSQDTPERVDRASLRRVSDYLRDALLALQTATPQELAVREVPKVEVSAPRQAPAGGEVGVDVRVTSPTGSPVTGAPVKVRVAQNDHWARLQGTATELGDGRYRFTVPAGTTDADVTRITATVDTPATIAEGYATVDQTQGGLLVTGARPCREQAVHVDVLRGGLRDVRASVSAGKVLVLAGRVLVVDTRAAGRHPVELRVTARTADGRAVAQARELRRCAQGG